A portion of the Stella humosa genome contains these proteins:
- a CDS encoding lipid-binding SYLF domain-containing protein — protein sequence MKRRDLLRSAVASIAVAATPLAALASEASERIDRDVTTALANLYRKSPGARALGKQAKAILVFPRIVKAGLMVGGQAGRGALRKNGQSTGYYRTVGLSYGLQAGAQSYGYALFFMTTDAVRHLERSRGWEIGTGPSVVVADEGLAASMTTTTVRSDVYAFFFDQSGLMAGLGIQGTKIAHINP from the coding sequence ATGAAACGCCGTGACCTGCTTCGTTCCGCCGTCGCCTCGATCGCCGTCGCCGCCACCCCTCTCGCGGCCCTGGCCAGCGAGGCCAGCGAGCGCATCGACCGCGACGTGACCACCGCGCTGGCCAACCTCTACCGGAAGTCCCCCGGCGCGCGGGCGCTGGGCAAGCAGGCGAAGGCCATTCTGGTCTTCCCCAGGATCGTCAAGGCCGGGCTGATGGTCGGCGGTCAGGCCGGCCGCGGTGCGCTGCGCAAGAACGGCCAGAGCACCGGTTACTACAGGACCGTTGGCCTGTCCTACGGGCTGCAGGCAGGAGCCCAATCCTACGGATACGCGCTCTTCTTCATGACGACGGACGCGGTGCGCCACCTTGAACGCTCGCGCGGATGGGAGATCGGCACCGGCCCCAGCGTGGTGGTCGCCGACGAAGGGCTGGCGGCGAGCATGACGACGACCACGGTGCGCAGCGACGTCTACGCATTCTTCTTCGACCAGAGCGGACTGATGGCCGGCCTGGGCATCCAGGGCACGAAGATCGCGCACATCAACCCGTAG
- a CDS encoding sulfatase-like hydrolase/transferase translates to MSDARNEDRGPSRRTVLLSAAAASLAPALLPGLGSPTAQAATLRAPPSPAQAPAAPPPGYNILFILVDQEHFMESWPFPVPGREHVKKRGTTFTNYQLASCVCSSARSVLYTGQHIQQTGVFDNLDAPWQRNMSTEVTTIGKRLQQLGYHAAYQGKWHLSFNLDRAHQPVDVPLADYSSTIKSYGFEDYVGLGDLVDGGHGGYIYDGVTTAVTSAWLRTKGQQLAARRTPWFLAVNLVNPHDVMYFDSDQPGQKVQSAKSAMPIAPAPDDELYRAEWNVPLPATRNQALDAPGRPRAHRMYQETQNILLGEWPNEDRRWKALQDYHYNCIRDSDAHIVRILEDLAATGLDRNTIVVVTADHGELAGAHQMRGKGATAYKEQNHLPLMILHPAYPGERTCRAVTSQVDIAPTLIGLTGVASEAAGRAAAGLKGRDMSRLLAAPEKADLDTLRPAALFNFNMFSYLDAPWAARILPVILSPTTPPQEKAAALMSSQPDFGNRGAVRSIFDGRYRFSRYFAPLRHNRPTTLEALLRDNDLEVFDLHNDPDEVRNLAMDVRANGELILALNAKLNARIDEEVGEDDGRSLPLKDGRWFFPPPGSR, encoded by the coding sequence ATGAGCGACGCAAGAAACGAAGACCGCGGTCCGTCGCGGCGTACGGTATTGTTGAGCGCGGCAGCAGCATCGCTCGCACCCGCCCTGTTGCCGGGCCTCGGTTCGCCGACGGCCCAGGCGGCCACCTTGCGCGCCCCGCCGTCACCGGCCCAGGCGCCTGCCGCGCCGCCGCCAGGCTACAATATTCTCTTCATCCTGGTCGACCAGGAACACTTCATGGAATCGTGGCCATTCCCGGTTCCCGGCCGCGAGCACGTGAAGAAGCGCGGCACCACCTTCACCAACTATCAGCTCGCCTCGTGCGTCTGCTCGTCGGCGCGATCGGTCCTCTATACCGGCCAACATATCCAGCAGACCGGGGTGTTCGACAATCTCGACGCCCCGTGGCAACGCAATATGTCGACCGAGGTGACGACCATCGGAAAGCGGTTGCAGCAGCTCGGCTACCATGCCGCCTATCAGGGTAAATGGCATCTCAGCTTCAACCTGGATCGCGCCCATCAGCCCGTGGACGTGCCACTCGCCGACTACTCCTCCACGATCAAGTCCTACGGGTTCGAGGACTATGTCGGCCTCGGCGACCTCGTCGACGGCGGGCACGGCGGCTACATCTACGATGGGGTCACAACGGCAGTGACGTCGGCATGGCTGCGCACCAAGGGGCAGCAGCTCGCCGCCCGCCGCACGCCCTGGTTCCTGGCCGTCAATCTCGTGAACCCGCACGACGTCATGTACTTCGACTCGGACCAGCCGGGACAGAAGGTGCAGTCCGCCAAGTCGGCCATGCCGATCGCGCCGGCGCCGGACGACGAGCTTTATCGCGCCGAATGGAACGTCCCGCTGCCGGCGACACGGAACCAGGCGCTCGACGCGCCGGGGCGCCCGCGGGCGCACCGCATGTATCAGGAGACACAGAACATTCTGCTCGGCGAGTGGCCCAACGAGGATCGCCGGTGGAAGGCGCTGCAGGACTATCACTACAACTGCATCCGCGACAGTGACGCGCACATCGTGCGCATTCTCGAGGACCTCGCGGCGACCGGTCTGGACCGCAACACCATCGTGGTCGTCACCGCCGACCACGGCGAGCTCGCCGGCGCTCACCAGATGCGGGGAAAAGGCGCCACCGCCTACAAGGAGCAGAACCATCTGCCCCTGATGATCCTGCATCCGGCCTATCCGGGCGAGCGCACCTGCCGTGCCGTCACGTCGCAGGTCGACATCGCGCCGACACTGATCGGGCTGACGGGTGTCGCCAGCGAGGCCGCCGGCCGGGCAGCGGCCGGTCTCAAGGGCCGCGACATGTCGCGCCTTCTCGCCGCGCCGGAGAAGGCGGACCTGGATACGCTACGCCCGGCGGCCTTGTTCAACTTCAACATGTTCTCCTATCTCGATGCGCCGTGGGCTGCCCGGATCCTTCCGGTCATCCTGTCGCCGACCACGCCACCGCAGGAGAAGGCCGCGGCGCTGATGTCCTCCCAGCCGGACTTCGGCAACCGGGGCGCCGTGCGCAGCATCTTCGACGGCCGCTATCGCTTCAGCCGATACTTCGCCCCGCTGCGCCACAACCGGCCAACGACGCTCGAGGCGCTGCTGCGCGACAATGATCTCGAAGTGTTCGACCTGCACAATGACCCAGACGAAGTCCGCAACCTCGCGATGGACGTCCGGGCCAATGGCGAACTGATCCTGGCGCTCAATGCCAAGCTCAACGCGCGCATCGACGAAGAGGTCGGCGAGGACGACGGCCGCAGCCTGCCGCTGAAGGACGGGCGCTGGTTCTTCCCGCCGCCGGGCTCGCGCTGA
- a CDS encoding helix-turn-helix domain-containing protein: protein MLDQPAQPSTRSDDDVPRLPSGHVVTPDVDELTAHLLSIGWAVEYNQLSGGRFSVALDGVANGRVQMVRHRHIRSFVGSGFVPPDAYTFGVLVAGEGPMLINHQGIDRDTLTVRHPHEGIGFKLPVSAHFLTIAAEAGRVDQLADVLFGQRMSQMLRRGQVFPSVNERIVALARQFLPGARDEPGHSPGVGGIPEQHPHFDQLIIDALLLAIGRPEPVRGWSSRRRIVRRAEDLVCSSEDPPKTVSELCESLDVPLRTLEDAFQYCLGVGPKTYMTVMRLNRVRRLLARPGDDTSVTKAAMAMGFFHLGRFSEQYAGLFGERPSETLARARR, encoded by the coding sequence ATGCTCGACCAGCCAGCACAACCCTCGACGAGATCGGACGACGACGTTCCACGGCTGCCGTCTGGGCACGTGGTCACGCCCGATGTCGACGAACTGACGGCGCATCTCCTGTCGATCGGCTGGGCGGTCGAGTACAATCAGCTTTCCGGCGGACGCTTCTCGGTCGCCCTCGACGGGGTGGCGAACGGGCGGGTGCAGATGGTGCGCCACCGGCACATCCGGTCGTTTGTCGGCAGCGGCTTCGTCCCGCCCGACGCCTATACGTTCGGCGTGCTGGTCGCCGGCGAGGGGCCGATGCTGATCAACCATCAGGGCATCGATCGCGACACCCTGACGGTTCGCCACCCCCACGAAGGCATCGGCTTCAAGCTTCCGGTCTCGGCGCATTTCCTGACGATCGCGGCCGAAGCGGGGCGCGTCGACCAGCTCGCCGACGTATTGTTCGGCCAGCGCATGTCGCAGATGCTGCGGCGCGGCCAGGTGTTTCCGTCCGTGAACGAGAGGATCGTCGCCCTCGCGCGGCAGTTCCTGCCCGGGGCGCGGGACGAACCCGGCCACTCGCCCGGCGTAGGCGGAATTCCCGAACAGCATCCGCATTTCGACCAGCTGATCATCGATGCGCTGCTGCTGGCCATCGGCCGGCCGGAGCCGGTCCGCGGCTGGTCGTCGCGTCGGCGGATCGTTCGCAGGGCCGAGGATCTCGTCTGCTCCAGCGAGGACCCTCCCAAAACGGTCTCGGAGCTGTGCGAATCGCTGGATGTCCCGCTGCGAACGCTTGAGGACGCCTTCCAGTATTGCCTGGGCGTTGGACCGAAGACGTACATGACGGTCATGCGGCTCAACCGGGTGCGCAGGCTTCTCGCGCGACCCGGCGACGACACCAGCGTCACGAAGGCGGCGATGGCGATGGGCTTCTTCCATCTCGGAAGATTTTCCGAGCAGTACGCCGGGCTGTTCGGCGAACGTCCGTCGGAAACGCTGGCGCGCGCGCGCCGCTGA
- a CDS encoding patatin-like phospholipase family protein has protein sequence MKRARRGRPATTPAHLAIVDGRPARPSTTDRRGSDVNSEISTYEDSRAIGGPACTRRFLVAALALSALALPGCSTPVRLAPVPLTETAKAVPFGIPDVRYFVDTEAVAMAREGQRSVEREIDALGIAGTGRPLPPANFLAISGGGDHGAFSAGLLVGWTATGTRPEFKIVTGVSTGSLVAPLAFLGPSYDATLKEVYTTISKKDVFLDRGLTAAIFDDALSDTSPLFAVISKHINEDMLTAIAREHQKGRLLLIGTTNLDAQRPVIWNMGAIAASKHPGRLELFRRILLASSAIPAAFPPVMIDVDVDGRPYQEMHVDGGAIAQMFLYPPTIRLGELSRQNNVVRERHAYLIRNGRLDPEWNVVERSTLTIAGRAIATMIHMSGINDLVRIWNTTNRDGVDFNLAYIGEDFSAPRAGDFDPAFMGALFNYGYEKALRGDHWHKTLPFLQPK, from the coding sequence TTGAAGCGAGCCCGTCGCGGACGCCCTGCAACGACACCAGCGCACTTAGCCATCGTCGACGGCCGGCCCGCCCGGCCGTCGACCACCGACCGAAGAGGAAGCGACGTGAACAGCGAAATATCGACGTACGAGGACAGCAGAGCGATCGGCGGCCCTGCATGCACGCGACGGTTCCTCGTCGCCGCACTCGCCCTCTCCGCTCTGGCCCTGCCGGGCTGCTCGACCCCGGTACGGCTCGCTCCGGTGCCGCTGACCGAGACGGCCAAGGCCGTCCCGTTCGGAATTCCCGATGTCCGCTACTTCGTCGACACCGAGGCGGTGGCGATGGCACGCGAGGGACAGCGATCCGTCGAGCGCGAGATCGACGCGCTCGGCATCGCCGGGACCGGGCGGCCGCTTCCGCCTGCCAACTTCCTGGCGATTTCCGGCGGCGGCGACCACGGCGCCTTCAGCGCGGGCCTCCTGGTCGGATGGACCGCCACCGGCACCCGGCCCGAGTTCAAGATCGTCACGGGCGTCAGCACCGGTTCGCTGGTCGCTCCCCTCGCCTTCCTCGGCCCTTCCTACGATGCGACGCTGAAGGAGGTCTACACTACCATCTCGAAGAAGGATGTCTTTCTCGACCGCGGGCTGACCGCGGCCATCTTCGACGACGCGTTGTCGGACACTTCGCCGCTGTTCGCCGTCATTTCCAAGCACATCAACGAGGACATGCTGACGGCGATCGCCCGCGAGCATCAGAAGGGTCGCCTGCTGCTGATCGGCACGACCAACCTCGATGCGCAGCGGCCGGTCATCTGGAACATGGGCGCCATCGCCGCGAGCAAGCACCCCGGCAGGCTGGAGCTCTTCCGCCGGATTCTGCTCGCCTCCTCCGCGATCCCGGCCGCCTTCCCGCCGGTCATGATCGACGTCGATGTCGACGGCCGGCCCTACCAGGAAATGCACGTCGATGGCGGCGCGATCGCCCAGATGTTCCTCTATCCGCCGACGATCCGTCTCGGCGAGTTGTCGCGCCAGAACAACGTCGTCCGCGAGCGCCACGCGTATCTCATCCGAAACGGGCGCCTGGACCCGGAATGGAACGTCGTGGAGCGCTCGACCCTCACCATCGCCGGAAGAGCCATCGCAACGATGATCCACATGTCCGGCATCAACGACCTGGTCCGCATCTGGAACACCACCAACCGCGACGGCGTGGACTTCAATCTTGCCTATATCGGCGAGGATTTCTCGGCCCCGCGCGCCGGAGACTTCGACCCGGCCTTCATGGGTGCCCTCTTCAACTACGGCTACGAGAAGGCCTTGCGCGGCGATCACTGGCACAAGACGCTGCCCTTCCTGCAGCCGAAGTAA
- a CDS encoding Stf0 family sulfotransferase, whose protein sequence is MNPASDAPAKPGIPFGGEAFDLPAVAGPTRSYIIASTPRSGSTLLCDLLLATGRLGVPTEYFNAKDTVKAMAARLGLPHPPPTDDYLRAVRQRRTSANGVFGAKLHFHQAAERLPHPVFRRFLAESRFVWLRRRDLLAQSISLALAWQTDRWFVPADGAAAAEPPKDEPPISYAALTRAMSLIQGENAYWGFFFQANRIEPLLIDYEAMLDRPAAAVSAVLTLVGETPEHEVRLDGARFGRQADQRNARVRAEIMNNLRVRPRSPAAPAAPAPAEG, encoded by the coding sequence ATGAATCCCGCATCCGATGCCCCTGCCAAGCCCGGAATCCCGTTCGGCGGGGAGGCGTTCGACCTGCCGGCCGTGGCTGGGCCGACCCGCAGCTACATCATCGCGTCGACGCCGCGCAGCGGGTCGACGCTGCTGTGCGACCTGCTGCTGGCGACGGGGCGGCTGGGGGTGCCGACCGAGTATTTCAATGCCAAGGACACGGTGAAGGCCATGGCGGCGCGCCTCGGTCTGCCCCATCCGCCGCCGACCGATGACTACCTGCGGGCGGTGCGGCAGCGGCGGACGTCGGCCAACGGCGTCTTTGGCGCCAAGTTGCATTTTCACCAGGCGGCCGAACGGTTGCCGCATCCGGTCTTTCGCCGGTTCCTGGCCGAAAGCCGCTTCGTGTGGCTGCGCCGGCGCGACCTGCTGGCGCAGTCGATCTCGCTGGCGCTGGCCTGGCAGACCGATCGCTGGTTCGTGCCGGCCGACGGTGCCGCCGCCGCGGAACCCCCGAAGGACGAGCCGCCGATCAGCTACGCCGCGCTGACCCGGGCGATGTCCCTGATCCAGGGCGAGAATGCCTATTGGGGCTTTTTCTTCCAGGCCAACCGCATCGAGCCGCTGCTGATCGACTACGAGGCCATGCTCGACCGGCCGGCGGCGGCCGTCTCGGCGGTCCTGACGCTGGTCGGCGAAACGCCGGAGCACGAGGTCCGGCTGGACGGCGCCCGCTTCGGCCGGCAGGCCGACCAGCGCAATGCCCGTGTGCGGGCGGAGATCATGAATAACCTGCGCGTGCGTCCGCGGTCCCCGGCCGCGCCGGCTGCGCCGGCACCGGCGGAGGGGTGA
- a CDS encoding rhodanese-like domain-containing protein — translation MMSVQGERAAAVAATVARVRAIEATQGTGPDALQAIAAEVTALASQTALFPPAHFPVAAGRGTIYRLSEDADHRFALYASAGVPGKAQPPHDHTAWAAISGVYGEERNTFWKRTDDGAVAGRATLEETGARTVRRGNAVSFGPADIHSIHVEGKVPSLHLHMYGMSLEHLPHRQVFEPVSGTSATFPPPAIVKAPLVEAAELKAMLSDGGELALVDVREEGPFSDGHLLFAISVPLSRFEPRIAGVVPRRTTRIVLVDADETLAHRAAAKLQVAGYRDVSVLAGGQGSWAAAGYEIFSGVNVPSKAFGEIVEHACETPRMEASEVKRLMDAGTDMVVLDSRPWPEYVNISIPTGIDCPGAELVYRVQDIVKSPDTLVVVNCAGRTRSIIGAQSLINAGLPNRVVALKNGTMGWHLAGLQVDRGAGRMAPAPSAEAVAWAKARADEVGRRAGVPVIDEAKLAEWRADAGRTTFLFDVRTPEEFEAGHWADCRHAPGGQLVQATDTYAGVRGARIVLVDNDGVRATMTASWLIQMGWDAAVLGDGLAGRTLVPGPAPVEILGGLPDVRQVEPAELERLLAAGEAVVVDIDTSLRYRAGHVPGAWFAVRSQFATSLPKLPAAPLLVITSADGQFASLAAPEAARILGRRAAVLAGGTRGWQAAGLPLTKGFEHLADEPNDVWYRPYDRDTGIEEAMHQYLTWEVDLVGQLERDGDARFRVLAPA, via the coding sequence ATGATGTCGGTGCAAGGCGAGCGGGCCGCGGCGGTTGCCGCGACCGTCGCGCGGGTGCGCGCAATCGAGGCGACCCAGGGGACCGGGCCGGATGCCCTCCAGGCGATCGCCGCCGAGGTGACGGCCCTGGCATCGCAGACGGCCCTGTTCCCGCCGGCGCACTTCCCGGTCGCGGCCGGGCGCGGCACCATCTATCGCCTGTCGGAGGATGCCGACCACCGGTTCGCGCTCTACGCCTCGGCCGGCGTGCCGGGCAAGGCCCAGCCGCCGCACGACCACACGGCCTGGGCCGCCATCAGCGGCGTCTATGGCGAGGAGCGCAACACCTTCTGGAAGCGCACCGACGACGGCGCCGTGGCCGGCCGGGCGACGCTGGAGGAGACGGGAGCGCGCACCGTGCGCCGCGGCAACGCCGTGTCGTTCGGCCCGGCCGACATCCATTCGATCCATGTCGAGGGCAAGGTTCCCTCGCTGCACCTGCATATGTACGGGATGAGCCTGGAACACCTGCCGCACCGCCAGGTGTTCGAGCCGGTGTCGGGCACCAGCGCCACCTTCCCGCCGCCCGCCATCGTCAAGGCGCCGCTGGTCGAGGCGGCCGAACTGAAGGCGATGCTGAGCGACGGCGGCGAACTGGCCCTGGTCGACGTGCGCGAGGAGGGGCCGTTCAGCGACGGCCACCTGCTGTTCGCCATCTCGGTCCCGCTCAGCCGGTTCGAGCCGCGGATCGCCGGCGTCGTGCCACGCCGGACGACGCGCATCGTCCTGGTCGATGCCGACGAGACGCTGGCCCATCGTGCCGCCGCCAAGCTGCAGGTGGCCGGGTATCGCGACGTGTCGGTCCTGGCGGGCGGGCAGGGGTCGTGGGCGGCCGCCGGCTACGAGATCTTCTCGGGCGTCAACGTGCCGAGCAAGGCCTTCGGCGAGATCGTGGAGCATGCCTGCGAGACGCCACGCATGGAGGCATCCGAGGTCAAGCGGCTGATGGATGCCGGCACCGACATGGTCGTGCTGGATAGCCGGCCGTGGCCCGAATACGTGAACATCAGCATCCCGACCGGCATCGACTGCCCAGGGGCCGAGCTAGTCTATCGCGTGCAGGACATCGTCAAGTCCCCCGACACGCTGGTGGTGGTGAACTGCGCCGGGCGCACCCGCAGCATCATCGGCGCGCAGTCGCTGATCAATGCCGGCCTGCCCAACCGGGTCGTCGCGCTGAAGAACGGGACCATGGGCTGGCACCTGGCCGGCCTGCAGGTCGATCGCGGCGCCGGCCGCATGGCCCCGGCCCCCAGTGCGGAGGCCGTCGCCTGGGCCAAGGCGCGGGCGGACGAGGTCGGCCGGCGGGCCGGCGTGCCCGTGATCGACGAGGCGAAGCTGGCCGAGTGGCGGGCCGACGCCGGCCGCACCACCTTCCTCTTCGACGTGCGCACGCCCGAGGAGTTCGAGGCCGGGCACTGGGCGGATTGCCGCCACGCGCCGGGCGGCCAGCTCGTGCAGGCGACCGATACCTATGCCGGCGTCCGCGGCGCCCGCATCGTGCTGGTCGACAATGACGGCGTGCGGGCGACGATGACGGCGTCGTGGCTGATCCAGATGGGCTGGGACGCGGCCGTGCTGGGCGACGGCCTGGCCGGCCGTACCCTGGTCCCGGGTCCGGCCCCGGTCGAGATCCTGGGCGGCTTGCCGGACGTGCGCCAGGTCGAGCCGGCGGAACTGGAGCGCCTGCTGGCGGCGGGCGAGGCGGTCGTCGTCGACATCGACACCAGCCTGCGCTATCGCGCCGGCCACGTGCCCGGCGCCTGGTTCGCCGTGCGCTCGCAGTTCGCGACGTCCCTGCCGAAGCTGCCGGCGGCACCGCTGTTGGTCATCACCTCGGCGGACGGGCAGTTCGCGAGCCTGGCCGCGCCCGAGGCCGCCCGCATCCTGGGCCGGCGGGCGGCCGTCCTGGCCGGCGGCACCCGCGGCTGGCAGGCGGCGGGTCTGCCGCTGACCAAGGGCTTCGAGCACCTGGCCGACGAGCCCAACGACGTCTGGTATCGCCCCTACGACCGCGATACCGGGATCGAGGAGGCCATGCACCAGTACCTGACCTGGGAGGTCGACCTGGTCGGCCAGCTCGAGCGCGACGGCGACGCGCGCTTCCGCGTCCTGGCCCCCGCCTGA
- the metC gene encoding cystathionine beta-lyase gives MDKEHQGMMRKDTLLTHLGSHPRDNHGAVNPPVYHASTITFPTVAARDAARAKKFEGVTYGRSGTPTTFALEEALAGIEGGHRAMLVSSGLAAISVAMLAFVSAGDHVLVADTVYGPCRIFCDRVLKRFGVEVTFYDPLIGAGIAELIRPNTKVVYCESPGSLTFEIQDIPAIAAAAHARGVKVLHDNTWGTPYFFPSFKHGVDVSIHAATKYIVGHSDAMLGAIVTNEECFLPVRQSMAELGYCAGPDDIYFGLRGLRTMAVRLRQHQESATKIATWLQGRPEVAQVLYPALPGAPGHELWKRDFLGACGLFSIILHPAAKPGVDAMLDGMRLFAMGASWGGFESLILPSHPEDLRTATRWAGAGPVMRLHIGLEDPADLMADLSDGFDRMRLTNQAVAAE, from the coding sequence ATGGACAAGGAACACCAGGGCATGATGCGCAAGGATACGCTGCTGACCCATCTCGGCAGCCATCCGCGGGACAATCACGGGGCGGTCAACCCGCCCGTCTACCATGCCTCCACCATCACCTTCCCGACGGTGGCCGCGCGCGATGCCGCGCGGGCCAAGAAGTTCGAGGGCGTGACCTACGGCCGCTCCGGCACCCCCACCACCTTCGCGCTGGAGGAGGCGCTGGCCGGGATCGAGGGCGGCCATCGCGCCATGCTGGTCTCGTCTGGCCTGGCCGCGATCTCGGTCGCCATGCTGGCCTTCGTGTCGGCCGGCGACCATGTGCTGGTGGCCGATACGGTCTATGGCCCGTGCCGCATCTTTTGCGACCGGGTGCTGAAGCGGTTCGGGGTGGAGGTGACCTTCTATGATCCGCTGATCGGCGCCGGCATCGCAGAGCTGATCCGGCCCAACACCAAGGTCGTCTACTGCGAAAGCCCGGGCTCGCTCACCTTCGAGATCCAGGACATCCCGGCGATCGCGGCCGCCGCCCATGCGCGTGGCGTGAAGGTGCTGCACGACAACACCTGGGGCACGCCCTACTTCTTTCCGTCCTTCAAGCATGGCGTCGATGTCTCGATCCATGCCGCGACCAAGTACATCGTCGGCCATTCCGACGCGATGCTGGGCGCCATCGTCACCAACGAGGAATGCTTCCTGCCGGTGCGCCAGTCGATGGCCGAGCTCGGCTACTGCGCCGGGCCGGACGACATCTATTTCGGCCTGCGCGGCCTGCGCACCATGGCCGTCCGCCTGCGCCAGCACCAGGAGAGTGCGACCAAGATCGCGACCTGGCTGCAGGGCCGCCCGGAAGTGGCCCAGGTGCTGTACCCGGCCCTGCCGGGCGCCCCCGGGCACGAGCTGTGGAAGCGCGATTTCCTCGGTGCCTGCGGCCTCTTCTCGATCATCCTGCATCCGGCGGCCAAGCCCGGCGTGGACGCGATGCTGGACGGCATGCGGCTCTTCGCCATGGGGGCGAGCTGGGGCGGATTCGAGAGCCTGATCCTGCCGTCCCATCCCGAGGACCTGCGCACGGCCACCCGCTGGGCCGGCGCCGGCCCGGTCATGCGCCTGCATATCGGGCTGGAGGACCCGGCCGACCTGATGGCCGACCTGTCGGACGGCTTCGACCGCATGCGCCTTACCAACCAGGCCGTGGCGGCCGAGTAG
- a CDS encoding DUF1194 domain-containing protein, giving the protein MRRASLLPLLLAVLLAGPALADGVPVDLELVLAVDVSHSIDETDGKLQREGYAQAFRDQRIVDAIRSGRNGSIAVTYLEWSAAEYQRVVVGWSLIDGKEAADGFAARLSAQPRVSQSWTAIGAAIDAGVILIGANAYEGTRKVIDVSGDGVNNHGRAPAAARDEAIADGVTINGLAIMRPKPAWTWPPEPPLDEYYRENVVGGTNSFLIVATEAQAFPRAILQKLLREIADAGGPPAEYVSVEQAWGEAVSRPQLAERDTR; this is encoded by the coding sequence ATGCGGCGGGCGTCCCTCCTGCCCTTGCTGCTGGCGGTCCTGCTGGCGGGCCCGGCGCTGGCGGACGGGGTGCCGGTCGACCTGGAGCTGGTACTGGCGGTCGACGTATCCCATTCGATCGACGAGACGGACGGCAAGTTGCAGCGCGAAGGCTATGCCCAGGCCTTTCGCGACCAGCGCATCGTCGATGCCATCCGCTCGGGCCGCAACGGCAGCATCGCCGTCACCTATCTGGAATGGTCGGCGGCCGAGTACCAGCGCGTCGTCGTCGGCTGGTCGCTGATCGACGGCAAGGAGGCGGCCGACGGCTTTGCCGCCCGCCTGTCGGCCCAGCCGCGCGTGTCGCAGAGCTGGACCGCGATCGGGGCCGCCATCGATGCCGGCGTCATCCTGATCGGGGCCAACGCCTATGAGGGCACGCGCAAGGTGATCGACGTGTCGGGGGATGGCGTCAACAACCACGGCCGCGCGCCGGCCGCCGCCCGCGACGAGGCGATCGCCGATGGCGTGACGATCAACGGCCTGGCGATCATGCGGCCCAAGCCGGCCTGGACCTGGCCGCCCGAGCCGCCGCTCGACGAGTATTATCGCGAGAACGTGGTGGGCGGCACCAACAGCTTCCTGATCGTGGCGACGGAGGCCCAGGCCTTCCCGCGCGCCATCCTGCAGAAGCTGCTGCGCGAGATCGCCGACGCCGGCGGCCCGCCGGCCGAATACGTCTCGGTCGAACAGGCCTGGGGCGAAGCGGTGTCCCGCCCGCAACTGGCGGAGCGGGACACGCGCTGA
- a CDS encoding DUF1194 domain-containing protein: MQRAILAAVLTVAGLPAAALEPVDVELVLAVDVSRSIDEVEAQLQRQGYVEAFRNQRVIRTIGNGPLGRIGVTYVEWAAVDFQRHIIGWTLIKDAASARAFADQLEASPRQSWGWTSVSGAIDFAVPLFGQTFEGTRQVIDVSGDGRNNSGRPAAAARDDAVAKGITVNGLAIINDRTNFGRPPDRELDAWYRENVIGGPGAFLVVAEDFEAFGEAVLNKLLKEIADRPGAPPPSRDGG, from the coding sequence ATGCAGCGAGCGATTCTGGCTGCCGTCCTGACCGTAGCCGGCCTGCCGGCGGCGGCGCTGGAACCCGTCGACGTGGAACTGGTGCTGGCGGTCGACGTCTCGCGCTCGATCGACGAGGTCGAGGCGCAGCTGCAACGCCAGGGCTATGTCGAGGCCTTTCGCAACCAGCGTGTCATCCGCACCATCGGCAACGGCCCGCTCGGCCGCATCGGCGTCACCTACGTCGAATGGGCGGCGGTCGATTTCCAGCGCCACATCATCGGCTGGACCCTGATCAAGGATGCCGCCAGCGCACGCGCCTTCGCCGACCAGCTCGAGGCGTCGCCGCGGCAGTCCTGGGGCTGGACCTCGGTGTCGGGCGCCATCGACTTCGCGGTGCCGCTGTTCGGCCAGACCTTCGAGGGCACCCGCCAGGTGATCGACGTCTCGGGCGACGGGCGCAACAATTCCGGGCGGCCTGCGGCGGCCGCCCGCGACGACGCGGTTGCCAAGGGGATCACCGTCAACGGCCTGGCCATCATCAACGACCGCACCAATTTCGGCCGCCCGCCCGACCGGGAACTGGATGCCTGGTACCGCGAGAACGTGATCGGCGGGCCGGGCGCCTTTCTGGTCGTCGCCGAGGATTTCGAGGCGTTCGGCGAGGCCGTGCTGAACAAGCTGCTGAAGGAGATCGCCGACCGGCCGGGCGCGCCCCCACCCAGCCGCGACGGCGGCTGA